A region of Roseobacter litoralis Och 149 DNA encodes the following proteins:
- a CDS encoding DUF2937 family protein — protein sequence MILRSFILAASVAGALGAAQFPAFSQQYLQRLGGAVDALEQVILDFDASAASLGLSRDEALAQMTGSAFVQARRKDMQQAFLRYEGLRADLDILEGQGPFMRAYHFAHLTDPEVAQGAWDAFEPALPLSADSAMFAGFGGIAGGMATALIAGLLRSRRRTKTLSA from the coding sequence ATGATCCTTCGCAGTTTCATTCTGGCAGCAAGTGTCGCAGGCGCGTTGGGCGCTGCGCAGTTTCCAGCGTTTTCACAACAGTATCTGCAGCGCCTTGGCGGGGCGGTGGACGCATTGGAGCAGGTCATACTGGATTTCGATGCATCTGCGGCCTCACTGGGGCTCAGTCGGGATGAGGCCTTGGCGCAAATGACCGGCTCTGCTTTTGTGCAGGCGCGCCGTAAGGATATGCAACAGGCATTCCTGCGCTATGAAGGGTTGCGCGCCGATCTTGATATTCTCGAGGGGCAGGGACCTTTCATGCGCGCTTATCATTTTGCGCATCTGACGGACCCGGAAGTCGCGCAAGGCGCCTGGGATGCTTTCGAACCCGCGCTGCCATTGTCAGCTGACAGTGCAATGTTCGCAGGGTTTGGTGGGATAGCCGGTGGCATGGCAACGGCTTTGATCGCGGGTTTGTTGCGATCCCGACGTCGCACCAAAACATTGTCGGCTTGA
- a CDS encoding lipoprotein-releasing ABC transporter permease subunit, giving the protein MARTPPPFAGFEWMIAWRYLRARRSEGGVSVMTWISLIGITLAVFALIATLSVRSGFRAEFVDTILGANAHVTIYALGSVTENGQMDRTMTDFDAIAAQAATVPGVTRVAPLIRGQVMAAHQGRNAGVEVFGVAPENLRSLPRIADPATSRGDIARFDEGIALGSGVARELGVGIGDRIRLISPDGVKTAFGTSPRVNAYEVTYIFTAGRYDIDRTRAYLPFSDAQTFFNREGVADEIEVMVQEPERLETVRMDLLKAAGERGQIWTWQDASGGFLRALEVEDNVMFIILSILVLIAAMNIVSGLIMLVKNKGRDIGILRTMGLSEGSILRVFFICGAFTGIIGTAAGVILGSLFAIYIDPIFSFVNVAMGGGVWDPSIRGIYALPAELHLRDVLSAVALSLSLSFVVTIFPARRAARMNPVEALRYE; this is encoded by the coding sequence ATGGCCAGAACACCTCCGCCTTTTGCGGGTTTTGAATGGATGATTGCATGGCGTTATTTGCGCGCCCGCCGCAGCGAAGGCGGCGTGAGCGTCATGACGTGGATCAGCCTGATTGGTATCACGCTTGCGGTCTTTGCGCTGATCGCCACGCTCTCTGTGCGCTCTGGTTTCAGGGCTGAATTTGTGGATACGATTCTGGGGGCCAATGCCCATGTGACGATTTATGCGTTGGGTTCCGTGACGGAAAACGGTCAGATGGATCGCACGATGACAGACTTTGATGCGATTGCCGCACAGGCCGCAACGGTGCCGGGCGTCACGCGCGTTGCACCCTTGATCCGCGGGCAGGTGATGGCGGCACATCAAGGGCGCAATGCCGGGGTCGAGGTGTTTGGTGTGGCCCCTGAAAACCTGCGGTCGCTGCCGCGCATTGCGGACCCGGCCACATCGCGTGGTGATATCGCGCGGTTTGATGAGGGGATCGCCTTGGGCTCTGGGGTGGCGCGCGAATTGGGTGTCGGTATCGGGGATCGCATCCGTCTGATATCGCCGGATGGGGTGAAAACCGCATTCGGCACATCGCCGCGCGTGAACGCCTATGAGGTGACGTATATCTTTACCGCCGGGCGTTATGACATCGACCGAACGCGCGCCTATCTTCCTTTTTCTGATGCGCAAACTTTCTTTAACCGTGAAGGGGTAGCGGACGAAATCGAAGTGATGGTTCAGGAACCGGAACGTCTTGAGACCGTGCGGATGGATCTGTTGAAAGCCGCCGGTGAGCGCGGGCAAATCTGGACTTGGCAGGACGCGTCCGGCGGCTTTCTGCGCGCGCTGGAGGTCGAGGACAACGTGATGTTCATCATCCTGTCGATCCTGGTGCTGATCGCTGCTATGAATATCGTGTCCGGCCTGATCATGCTGGTCAAGAACAAAGGTCGTGACATTGGCATTCTGCGCACAATGGGGCTAAGCGAGGGGTCGATCCTGCGGGTCTTCTTTATTTGTGGCGCTTTTACCGGGATCATTGGTACCGCCGCTGGTGTCATTCTGGGATCGCTGTTTGCCATCTATATTGATCCGATTTTCTCTTTCGTGAATGTTGCCATGGGCGGCGGCGTCTGGGATCCGTCCATCCGGGGCATCTATGCGCTGCCTGCCGAACTGCACCTCAGGGATGTGCTGTCAGCCGTGGCGCTTTCATTAAGCCTGTCTTTCGTGGTGACCATTTTTCCTGCGCGGCGCGCGGCACGAATGAACCCGGTTGAGGCCTTGCGCTATGAGTGA